One Hydrogenophaga crassostreae genomic region harbors:
- a CDS encoding LemA family protein: MDLMGWVVLGLVLMALFWAVGAYNRLVRLKNAIANAFGQIDVQLKRRYDLIPNLVEVARKYLAHESETLEAVIAARNQARNAEQTVAASPASATAMGALVGAEQVLGGAMGRLFALAEAYPELKADQTMRDLSEELSSTENRVGFSRQAYNDHVLAFNDAAAQFPTLIVARLFAFLPMPMLEATSSEAERQPVKVAF; this comes from the coding sequence ATGGATCTGATGGGATGGGTGGTGCTGGGTTTGGTCCTGATGGCCTTGTTTTGGGCTGTGGGTGCCTACAACCGATTGGTGCGTTTGAAGAACGCCATTGCCAATGCCTTCGGGCAGATCGATGTGCAACTGAAACGCCGTTATGACCTGATTCCGAATCTGGTTGAGGTGGCGCGCAAGTACCTGGCCCATGAGTCCGAGACGCTGGAAGCGGTCATTGCGGCGCGCAACCAGGCGCGCAACGCCGAGCAAACGGTGGCGGCCAGTCCCGCCAGCGCCACCGCCATGGGCGCACTGGTGGGGGCCGAGCAGGTGCTGGGCGGTGCGATGGGCCGGTTGTTCGCATTGGCGGAGGCCTATCCTGAGCTCAAGGCCGATCAGACCATGCGCGATCTGAGCGAAGAGCTCTCGAGCACCGAAAACCGTGTGGGGTTTTCCCGACAGGCATACAACGACCATGTGTTGGCTTTCAACGATGCTGCCGCGCAGTTTCCGACGTTGATCGTCGCCCGCCTGTTCGCTTTTTTACCCATGCCCATGCTGGAGGCCACGAGTTCGGAGGCAGAGCGTCAACCAGTGAAGGTGGCGTTCTGA
- a CDS encoding M48 family metalloprotease, which produces MLIFESQREARTQTHKLLIAFAITVVLLVLAVNGAMALAWGVMWGFWAPVGRNYPNYFFQVNTALTLLFVLGGWWVETSHLANAGGQRLAERLGARLAQTGSHFDERQLSNVVDEMALSSGLIRPTVMVLARDQGINAFAAGWSEEDAVVAVTQGALDYLTREELQGIVAHEMSHIREGDTRLNMRLVGMVFGLEMVYRMGESLWEPDDQRRFPHTAVIGLAIMAAGWLGWLAGHGLQSAVSRQREYLADARAIQWTRSRDGLGGVLRKILTQRLQNMEPRRLGASVQHMLLVSNESGKMAHWLDSHPTLEQRIRRVYGRPMEPLPLERQNAASQSVDVDTPANAAAKEVPKWTLS; this is translated from the coding sequence ATGCTGATTTTTGAGTCCCAACGTGAGGCCCGAACCCAAACCCACAAACTGTTGATCGCGTTTGCGATCACAGTCGTTTTGCTGGTTTTGGCGGTGAACGGCGCAATGGCACTGGCGTGGGGCGTGATGTGGGGGTTTTGGGCTCCGGTGGGCCGGAACTACCCCAACTATTTCTTCCAGGTCAATACAGCATTGACCCTGTTGTTCGTGCTGGGCGGCTGGTGGGTCGAGACTTCTCACCTGGCCAACGCAGGCGGCCAGCGCCTGGCTGAGCGGCTTGGTGCGCGACTGGCGCAAACAGGCAGCCACTTTGATGAGCGTCAATTGAGCAATGTGGTCGATGAAATGGCGTTGTCGTCCGGTCTGATCCGGCCGACCGTCATGGTTCTGGCGCGAGACCAGGGTATCAACGCCTTTGCTGCCGGCTGGTCAGAGGAAGATGCCGTGGTCGCAGTGACACAGGGCGCGCTTGACTATCTCACTCGAGAGGAGTTGCAGGGCATCGTTGCCCACGAAATGAGCCACATTCGTGAAGGAGATACGCGTCTGAATATGCGCCTGGTTGGCATGGTGTTCGGTCTGGAGATGGTCTACCGCATGGGAGAATCCCTGTGGGAGCCTGACGATCAGCGGCGCTTTCCGCACACGGCAGTGATCGGCCTGGCCATCATGGCCGCCGGCTGGCTGGGCTGGCTCGCGGGGCATGGCTTGCAGTCGGCGGTATCCCGTCAGCGCGAATACCTTGCCGACGCCCGAGCCATCCAGTGGACCCGCAGCCGCGACGGATTGGGTGGTGTGCTGCGAAAAATCCTGACGCAACGGCTCCAGAACATGGAGCCGCGCAGATTGGGGGCATCGGTGCAACACATGCTGTTGGTCAGCAATGAGTCTGGCAAGATGGCGCATTGGCTGGATTCGCATCCCACGCTGGAACAGCGCATTCGCCGTGTTTATGGTCGACCCATGGAACCTTTGCCACTGGAACGCCAAAACGCGGCATCTCAGAGTGTTGACGTGGACACCCCGGCGAATGCTGCCGCAAAGGAGGTCCCCAAATGGACGCTGAGTTGA
- a CDS encoding sensor histidine kinase, translating into MKSVEPVDPAKRSARARWAVLGALVFMTGLGLVLLFLLTLATRNRALYEQNFVWLASLNVAVAALLLLAIVWLAVRLALRFRLRKFGSRLLLKLAAIIGLVGVLPGVLIYTVSYQFVSRSIESWFDVRVESALVAGLNLGRTTLDTLSADLSSQTRLAAEELGRSPRGPTVLTLERVREQLGASDMVLWSASGQALASAGASRFNFSPERPSSTLLRSVRASRVIAQLEGLEEAGDAQSNPGERSGVAHIRVLALVSSSDFGIASEPRYLEVIAPLPAALVADALAVQVANREYQERALGREGLQRMYIGTLTLALFLAVIGAVLLAVLLGNQLLRPLLVLAEGMREVALGNLAPKEELAARDELAGLTRTFARMTQDLSDARSAVQRSMQQVDASRENLQTILDNLTTGVAVLDPQNNLLSVNPGASRILHTPLSLQLGKPLASVPGLQDFGAQVAQQFDLFLSDGMPQGGGHWQQSFELGAGDATPFDRGITLIARGALLPYNERLLVFDDVSEIASAQRAQAWGEVARRLAHEIKNPLTPIQLSAERLAMKLQGKVQPAEQALLDKSVRTIVDQVDAMKRLVNEFRDYARLPSAELVPTDLNALVRDILTLYEHTGAPVLTDLADDCPLVMADAQQLRQIIHNLVQNAQDAMVGQGESPVTIQTRRAGSGLWVRLAVIDQGPGFSENILKRAFEPYVTTKTKGTGLGLAVVKKIMEEHGGRVDIHNRLIDGNVAGAQVSLSFAVAN; encoded by the coding sequence ATGAAGTCCGTCGAACCGGTCGATCCAGCCAAGCGCAGCGCGCGCGCGCGCTGGGCGGTATTGGGAGCGCTGGTCTTTATGACGGGCCTGGGCCTCGTTTTGCTCTTCTTGCTCACGCTTGCGACCCGAAACCGCGCGTTGTACGAACAGAATTTTGTTTGGCTGGCGAGCTTGAATGTGGCTGTGGCCGCGCTCCTGCTGTTGGCCATTGTCTGGTTGGCTGTTCGGTTGGCGTTGCGTTTTCGCCTGCGCAAGTTCGGCAGCAGGCTGTTGCTCAAATTGGCCGCCATCATTGGTCTGGTCGGCGTGCTGCCAGGGGTCCTGATCTACACGGTGTCTTACCAGTTCGTATCACGTTCGATCGAAAGCTGGTTTGATGTGCGGGTCGAGTCGGCTCTGGTGGCCGGTCTCAACCTGGGGCGCACCACGCTGGATACGCTCAGCGCTGATCTGAGCAGCCAGACACGCCTTGCGGCCGAGGAGCTGGGTCGTTCCCCCAGGGGGCCGACAGTGCTGACACTGGAGCGGGTTCGTGAGCAACTGGGGGCGTCTGACATGGTGCTGTGGAGTGCGTCGGGGCAAGCCCTGGCCAGCGCCGGTGCCTCACGGTTCAATTTCTCGCCCGAACGGCCCAGCTCAACACTGTTGCGTTCGGTGCGCGCCAGCCGCGTCATTGCCCAGCTTGAAGGGTTGGAAGAGGCTGGTGATGCGCAGTCAAACCCGGGCGAGCGTTCCGGCGTGGCCCATATTCGGGTGCTGGCATTGGTCAGTTCCAGCGACTTCGGTATCGCCTCGGAGCCGCGGTATCTGGAGGTGATTGCGCCGTTGCCAGCAGCCCTGGTCGCCGACGCTTTGGCGGTTCAGGTCGCCAATAGGGAATACCAAGAACGGGCTCTGGGCCGCGAAGGCTTGCAGCGCATGTACATCGGTACCTTGACGCTGGCACTGTTCCTTGCTGTGATCGGGGCAGTATTGCTCGCTGTGCTGCTGGGCAACCAGTTGCTGCGCCCTTTGCTGGTTTTGGCCGAAGGCATGCGCGAAGTGGCGCTCGGCAACCTGGCCCCCAAAGAAGAACTGGCTGCACGGGACGAGCTGGCGGGGTTGACCCGAACCTTTGCCCGCATGACCCAGGACCTGTCAGACGCTCGCTCGGCCGTGCAGCGCAGCATGCAGCAAGTGGATGCTTCGCGGGAAAACCTGCAGACCATTCTGGACAACCTGACGACCGGGGTTGCCGTGCTCGACCCTCAGAACAACTTGCTCAGCGTGAATCCCGGTGCATCGCGCATCTTGCACACCCCGCTGTCCCTGCAACTGGGGAAGCCCTTGGCGAGTGTGCCGGGACTACAGGATTTTGGCGCTCAGGTTGCACAACAGTTTGACCTCTTCCTGTCCGATGGCATGCCTCAAGGAGGCGGGCACTGGCAACAGTCTTTTGAACTGGGGGCAGGTGATGCCACGCCGTTTGACCGCGGGATCACACTGATCGCCCGGGGTGCGCTGCTGCCCTACAACGAGCGGTTGCTGGTGTTTGATGATGTGTCTGAAATTGCCTCGGCTCAACGGGCGCAAGCCTGGGGAGAGGTCGCCCGCCGATTGGCTCACGAAATCAAGAACCCGCTCACGCCGATTCAGCTCTCCGCCGAGCGGTTGGCCATGAAACTGCAAGGCAAGGTGCAACCTGCCGAGCAAGCACTGCTGGACAAATCGGTGCGAACCATTGTCGACCAGGTGGACGCGATGAAGCGCCTGGTGAACGAATTCCGGGACTACGCACGCCTGCCCTCTGCAGAGCTGGTGCCCACCGACCTGAACGCTTTGGTGCGCGATATTCTGACGCTCTATGAGCACACGGGTGCCCCGGTCCTGACCGACCTGGCGGACGATTGCCCTCTGGTGATGGCCGATGCTCAGCAATTGCGCCAGATCATCCACAACCTGGTGCAAAACGCTCAGGACGCAATGGTCGGACAGGGGGAGTCACCCGTGACGATTCAAACCCGCCGCGCGGGTTCGGGGCTCTGGGTGCGTTTGGCGGTTATCGACCAGGGTCCTGGCTTTTCGGAGAACATCCTAAAAAGAGCCTTTGAGCCCTATGTCACCACCAAGACCAAAGGCACCGGGCTTGGACTGGCCGTGGTCAAGAAAATCATGGAAGAACACGGTGGGCGTGTGGACATTCACAATCGATTGATCGATGGCAATGTAGCGGGCGCCCAAGTATCGTTATCATTCGCAGTTGCAAATTGA
- the rsmB gene encoding 16S rRNA (cytosine(967)-C(5))-methyltransferase RsmB codes for MNTSALPENLPPHGPTLATQLKWVGQSVLAVEKGRSLTEVLPGVPGALRPGVQALTFEVLRHLGAARALAKQLAQRAPAPPALALLHSALAILVGDEGRARYADHTLVDQAVEAAKQSRDTRMQAGFLNACLRRFLRERASLLQAIESDPVARWNHPEWWVDRVKADHPDHWQSVLNASQTPGPMVLRVNRRKQTREAYRMVLSSQGLDALPLGDDGLVLTKPVPVEQLPGFAQGSCSVQDGAAQIAAGLLLGGREWSGRDRVLDACAAPGGKTAHLLEQSSATVLALDLDPRRCQRIHDNLQRLGLSAEVKAADAALPADWWDGQLFDAVLLDAPCTASGIVRRHPDARWLRRSSDIPQLALIQARMLEALWPLLKPGGRMVYATCSIFRAEGADQVQAFLARHNDAVEQPSPGHLLPGDARIHGEFNDNVSGGYDGFFYARLDKALP; via the coding sequence TTGAACACCTCAGCCTTGCCCGAGAACCTTCCGCCCCACGGTCCGACCCTGGCAACCCAATTGAAGTGGGTGGGGCAAAGTGTGTTGGCCGTTGAAAAAGGACGCTCGTTGACCGAGGTGTTGCCTGGCGTGCCTGGCGCGTTGCGCCCAGGCGTGCAAGCGCTCACATTTGAGGTGTTAAGGCATTTGGGCGCAGCCAGGGCTTTGGCCAAACAGCTGGCGCAACGCGCACCGGCCCCGCCTGCGCTGGCTCTGCTGCATTCGGCCCTGGCAATCCTGGTTGGCGATGAAGGGCGCGCGCGCTATGCTGATCACACTTTGGTCGATCAAGCGGTAGAGGCTGCCAAGCAATCGCGCGACACGCGTATGCAAGCGGGGTTTTTGAATGCGTGCTTGCGCCGTTTTTTGCGGGAGAGGGCCAGCCTGCTTCAGGCAATTGAATCCGATCCTGTGGCGCGCTGGAATCATCCCGAGTGGTGGGTCGATCGCGTCAAGGCCGATCACCCAGACCACTGGCAGTCGGTATTGAATGCCAGCCAAACGCCGGGACCGATGGTATTGCGGGTCAATCGACGCAAACAGACCCGCGAAGCCTACAGGATGGTGCTCTCCTCTCAAGGCTTGGATGCCTTGCCGTTGGGGGATGACGGCCTGGTTTTGACCAAGCCGGTGCCCGTGGAGCAACTGCCGGGTTTTGCCCAGGGCTCCTGTTCTGTGCAGGATGGTGCCGCGCAGATCGCGGCCGGCTTGTTGCTGGGTGGTCGCGAATGGAGTGGTCGTGACAGGGTGCTGGACGCTTGTGCTGCACCCGGTGGCAAAACAGCTCACCTGCTTGAGCAATCCAGCGCCACAGTGCTGGCGTTGGATCTTGATCCGCGACGGTGCCAGCGCATTCACGACAATCTGCAACGGCTGGGCTTGAGTGCCGAAGTGAAAGCCGCTGATGCGGCGCTGCCTGCAGATTGGTGGGACGGCCAGCTGTTTGATGCGGTGTTGCTGGATGCGCCCTGTACGGCCTCGGGCATCGTTCGCCGCCATCCCGATGCGCGTTGGCTGCGCCGCAGCAGCGATATTCCCCAACTGGCGTTGATTCAGGCCCGGATGCTGGAGGCCCTGTGGCCGCTGCTCAAGCCCGGAGGGCGAATGGTCTACGCGACCTGCTCGATTTTCCGGGCCGAAGGGGCTGATCAGGTGCAGGCGTTCCTTGCGCGCCACAACGATGCGGTTGAGCAACCCTCACCAGGGCATTTGCTCCCCGGTGACGCTCGTATTCATGGGGAGTTCAACGACAATGTGTCGGGTGGATACGACGGGTTCTTTTACGCACGACTGGACAAGGCGCTGCCTTGA
- a CDS encoding DUF4390 domain-containing protein: MNNRRGFGWLLRVWVVLWVFCIGSGAALANEPHIVSSSLQRTAQGVRLNVRLDLQATPAVEQALIKGVPMYFVWRAEMIRDRWYWYDKKEVSVSRTLRLAYQPLTRRWRLSVSIEGDADSGTPGLNYALHQSFDSLNEALAVVGRVAGWRVAEASNMSEGDLRVEWRFELELALLPRPFQLGMANEPDWNISVQQRLDVPSQAQPDTDQADDLPAPAAVPGGVK; encoded by the coding sequence GTGAACAACCGCCGAGGCTTCGGATGGCTGCTGCGCGTCTGGGTGGTTCTCTGGGTTTTTTGTATCGGATCAGGGGCCGCACTGGCCAATGAGCCCCACATCGTTTCCAGCAGCCTGCAACGCACGGCACAGGGTGTGCGCCTCAACGTTCGCCTCGACTTGCAGGCCACGCCAGCGGTCGAACAAGCCCTGATCAAAGGCGTCCCTATGTACTTCGTCTGGCGGGCCGAGATGATCCGTGACCGGTGGTATTGGTACGACAAAAAGGAAGTTTCGGTGAGTCGAACGCTTCGGTTGGCATACCAGCCATTGACCAGGCGCTGGCGCTTGAGCGTCTCCATTGAGGGCGACGCCGACAGTGGTACACCGGGCCTGAACTACGCGCTGCACCAGTCATTTGACTCTCTCAACGAGGCCTTGGCCGTTGTCGGCCGAGTCGCAGGGTGGCGGGTCGCCGAGGCCAGCAACATGAGCGAAGGTGACTTGCGCGTCGAATGGCGCTTTGAGCTTGAACTGGCCTTGCTGCCGCGACCATTTCAACTGGGGATGGCCAACGAGCCAGATTGGAATATTTCGGTTCAGCAACGACTGGATGTGCCGTCGCAGGCACAACCCGACACCGATCAGGCAGACGATCTGCCTGCCCCGGCGGCGGTGCCAGGAGGTGTGAAGTGA